A section of the Campylobacterota bacterium genome encodes:
- a CDS encoding WD40 repeat domain-containing protein, translating to MKFQHRGRVIWPLVFLLVLPLGLHKIQALVVGSNTTPSRESHATFPAADSDNTLLGVAAFVNGFSLEDNTTTCTYDNFFPVSGVINLNAGKLFLQKDLVLSNTFGIGNPGQIYGNNFALVVGKQLDEVIIPVASNAFSSKTIATATMNADVQSVDWSFDDQYVAAISLDAGGSHELEIYYFDGMSLTLTQSRDLERNGNTVRWHPSKHFLAYGRHGVSNHELFVYKLNVSNGLFGGTDTRDFGNKPVRATAWHPSGNYLAAGTDQNSGEISLYAFDQNTGLLSDITPFDLNPNRQVGRDALSWSPGGSHFAIGTEKNTSSNGEELLVCSFNGSSMTLTASFNFNNNVNSVDWSPTGTYIAVALDSSSENIRIFQHQLGPEKVVEVQAARVGETSSVASVHWDDTGTYLLVGIDAGVSSAMRVYSFDSNSGTLTLLNSVASSSDVNTARFSQTNSYIARGNGADQVIVSSFKKIVFTVFDLELVLNTDTKFITDVYWSGTCKINGQGKRLTIGSDAKFFIRPGAHITMQDVELNGLSQGNFVCMADDCDIVFKDSIVTLTSDYTFSHGSFLCSGDVCFTGTSAFTYATKRTSTIELLTTCKIDRNTTFSYDPNIARSDLLYFDGDTAQLYLNGCTVHATKTGLQLEGGSLVIDDKVTFSSQGRALSEAIVLKNDLSINVLGGATLDLFGLVMYE from the coding sequence ATGAAGTTTCAGCATCGAGGCCGTGTTATTTGGCCCCTTGTGTTTTTGTTGGTTCTCCCATTAGGGTTGCACAAGATACAGGCACTGGTTGTGGGGTCAAATACAACACCATCGCGGGAAAGTCATGCGACGTTTCCAGCTGCTGATTCGGACAATACACTGCTTGGGGTAGCCGCATTTGTAAATGGATTTTCCCTGGAAGACAATACAACGACGTGCACGTATGATAATTTTTTTCCAGTTTCCGGGGTCATCAATTTAAATGCAGGAAAATTATTTTTACAGAAAGATTTAGTTTTATCTAACACATTTGGGATAGGTAACCCTGGCCAAATTTATGGGAATAATTTTGCACTAGTTGTAGGTAAGCAGCTTGATGAGGTAATTATTCCTGTAGCTTCCAACGCCTTTTCCAGCAAAACAATAGCAACAGCTACAATGAATGCTGACGTCCAGTCAGTTGATTGGTCTTTTGATGATCAATATGTAGCAGCGATATCTTTAGATGCTGGGGGTTCACACGAACTAGAGATCTACTATTTTGATGGGATGTCGTTAACATTGACGCAGTCGCGTGATTTAGAGCGCAATGGAAATACTGTGCGTTGGCATCCATCGAAACACTTTTTGGCTTATGGGCGTCATGGAGTTTCAAATCACGAGCTTTTTGTTTACAAGCTGAATGTTTCTAACGGACTATTTGGTGGAACAGACACACGTGATTTTGGCAACAAGCCGGTGCGTGCTACGGCCTGGCATCCATCAGGAAATTACTTAGCCGCGGGCACTGATCAAAATAGTGGTGAAATCAGTTTATATGCATTTGATCAAAACACAGGGTTGTTGTCTGACATTACGCCGTTTGACCTTAACCCAAACCGTCAGGTTGGGCGAGATGCGTTGAGTTGGTCTCCTGGCGGAAGCCACTTTGCTATAGGGACAGAAAAAAACACCTCGAGTAATGGAGAAGAACTTTTAGTTTGTAGTTTTAATGGTTCATCAATGACGCTGACGGCTAGTTTTAATTTTAACAATAATGTTAATTCAGTTGACTGGTCTCCAACTGGAACATACATAGCAGTCGCGTTAGATTCTTCATCTGAAAATATTCGAATTTTCCAGCACCAGTTGGGCCCTGAAAAAGTAGTTGAGGTACAAGCGGCTCGTGTTGGAGAAACAAGTAGTGTTGCTTCTGTGCATTGGGATGATACGGGGACGTATCTACTTGTTGGAATTGATGCAGGGGTAAGTTCTGCAATGCGTGTTTATTCTTTTGATAGCAATAGCGGAACATTGACGTTGTTGAACTCGGTTGCTTCAAGTTCAGATGTTAATACAGCGCGGTTTTCCCAAACAAATTCATACATAGCTCGAGGTAATGGTGCAGATCAAGTCATCGTTTCATCCTTTAAAAAGATAGTGTTTACTGTTTTTGATTTAGAACTGGTGCTCAACACCGATACAAAGTTTATTACCGACGTTTATTGGAGCGGAACTTGTAAAATCAACGGGCAAGGTAAGCGTTTAACCATAGGGTCTGATGCCAAGTTTTTTATCAGGCCGGGGGCGCACATAACCATGCAAGATGTTGAGTTGAATGGTCTTAGTCAGGGCAACTTTGTGTGTATGGCAGACGACTGTGACATTGTGTTTAAAGATTCTATTGTTACCTTAACGAGTGATTATACATTCTCGCATGGCTCATTCTTGTGCAGTGGCGATGTTTGCTTTACCGGCACATCAGCATTTACCTATGCCACAAAGCGAACCAGTACTATTGAGCTGCTTACAACATGTAAAATTGATCGTAATACAACGTTTAGTTACGACCCGAATATTGCCCGTTCTGACTTGTTATATTTTGATGGCGATACAGCACAGTTGTATCTGAATGGTTGTACTGTTCATGCAACAAAGACGGGATTGCAGTTGGAAGGGGGGAGCCTTGTTATCGACGATAAGGTTACCTTTAGCAGTCAGGGACGTGCTTTATCTGAGGCAATTGTGCTAAAAAATGACTTGAGTATAAACGTGCTTGGTGGAGCGACATTAGATTTATTTGGGTTGGTAATGTATGAATAG